Proteins encoded together in one Amblyomma americanum isolate KBUSLIRL-KWMA chromosome 1, ASM5285725v1, whole genome shotgun sequence window:
- the LOC144114303 gene encoding uncharacterized protein LOC144114303, whose translation MDMGCFAEGRLSSLLQCLEFKILCRNARVLLPWWNAEQTSSSWRIPDMTPEPQSAARAGLLVGRHRVGDVMKLWVMRTETRLFSGRERNATTFRYPVEHCPFDKHLCLGDAFLAANIISWRITSDCDLPAMITRPTFGMFGLTLSLLCLDGGPSPICSVAATGL comes from the exons ATGGATATGGGCTGTTTCGCGGAGGGTCGCCTGTCGAGTCTGCTGCAGTGCCTAGAGTTCAAGATCCTCTGCAGGAACGCACG CGTCCTCCTGCCGTGGTGGAATGCAGAGCAGACCAGTTCATCCTGGCGGATACCTGACATGACGCCAGAGCCACAGTCTGCTGCCCGGGCGGGACTACTCGTCGGACGCCATCGGGTTGGAGACGTGATGAAATTGTGGGTCATGAGAACCGAGACAAGGCTATTTTCCGGTCGTGAACGCAATGCCACCACCTTCAGATACCCAGTGGAGCACTGCCCTTTTGACAAG CATTTGTGCCTGGGCGACGCCTTCCTCGCCGCGAACATCATCAGCTGGCGGATAACATCAGACTGCGACCTGCCCGCAATGATCACGCGACCGACGTTTGGCATGTTCGGATTGACCCTGAGCTTGCTGTGCCTCGATGGAGGCCCGTCCCCGATATGTTCTGTCGCAGCGACAGGCCTCTGA